The Henckelia pumila isolate YLH828 chromosome 2, ASM3356847v2, whole genome shotgun sequence genome includes a window with the following:
- the LOC140884374 gene encoding uncharacterized protein, translating to MDDEMYFPPVQLHVLDDHAVVNNALLSVTLSIPGGSITKIQYNGIENLLETENEENDRGYWDINWNHPGHPKDIYDRMEGTSLDVIMEDENQVELSFKKTWNSSRSEDLRLNIDKRFVMLRGCVGFYAYGVFERLEGWPAMSISQGRTVFKLQDKLFQYMAVSDERQRIMPTSKDREKGQVLAYPEAVLLTDPANVFLRGEVDDKYQYSSDNMDGRVHGWICSDPPTGFWIITPSNEFKTGGPVKQDLTSHAGPISLSMFFSTHYAGLPLILRFPDGEPWKKVLGPVFIYLNSVLADEDPLFLWTDAKEQMLIETENWPYDFPVSEDFPFADQRGTVSGRLLVFDSYISTERLITANSAFVGLALPGDTGSWQRENKGYQFWTQADVSGYFLITGIRAGNYSLYAWVPGFIGDYICNISINILPGSEIKLRDLVFHPPRNGPTQWEIGIPDRTAAEFFVPDPNPILMNQLYTNNAEKFRQYGLWDRYTDLYPNEDLVFTVGLNAYQTDWYFAHVNRKLGNGTYVPSTWKILFDLTMLDVSGNYTLQLALASANDAELQVRINDETTRIPYFTTGLIGKDNAIARHGIHGLYWLYSVSIPGCLLVSTSNTIFLTQTRALIPWRGIMYDYIRLEGPVGT from the exons ATGGATGATGAGATGTACTTCCCACCAGTTCAGTTGCATGTACTGGATGATCAC GCAGTTGTAAACAATGCCCTTTTAAGTGTCACGCTGTCTATTCCCGGAGGTTCGATAACCAAAATTCAATATAATGGGATTGAGAATTTACTAGAAACGGAGAATGAAGAAAATGATAGAGG GTACTGGGATATAAATTGGAACCATCCCGGTCATCCTAAAGACATTTATGATAG AATGGAGGGGACTAGTCTTGATGTTATAATGGAAGATGAGAATCAAGTAGAGCTTTCATTCAAGAAGACATGGAATTCTTCGCGGTCTGAGGATCTGCGTCTTAACATTGATAAAAG ATTTGTAATGCTGCGTGGTTGTGTTGGATTTTACGCGTATGGAGTTTTCGAACGTCTAGAAGGATGGCCTGCTATGAGCATCTCCCAAGGAAGAACAGTTTTTAAGCTACAAGACAAATT GTTTCAGTATATGGCAGTATCTGATGAAAGGCAAAGAATCATGCCAACATCGAAAGACCGTGAGAAAGGTCAGGTTCTCGCCTATCCGGAAGCTGTTCTTCTAACTGATCCAGCCAATGTTTTCCTTAGAGGAGAG GTCGATGACAAGTATCAGTATTCGAGTGACAACATGGATGGTCGAGTCCACGGTTGGAtttgttcggatcctccaacgGGGTTTTGGATAATCACTCCAAGTAATGAATTCAAAACAGGTGGTCCTGTGAAGCAAGATCTAACTTCTCACGCGGGTCCAATCTCCCTATCA ATGTTCTTTAGCACGCACTATGCCGGGCTGCCTTTGATCTTGAGATTTCCTGATGGTGAACCATGGAAAAAAGTTCTTGGTCCCGTGTTCATCTACTTGAATTCAGTATTAGCTGATGAAGATCCACTTTTTCTGTGGACAGATGCCAAAGAACAG ATGCTCATAGAAACAGAAAATTGGCCATATGATTTCCCGGTTTCGGAAGATTTCCCGTTTGCTGATCAACGGGGCACAGTGAGTGGTAGATTGCTGGTTTTTGACAG TTACATCAGTACTGAAAGGCTAATAACCGCGAATTCTGCGTTTGTTGGATTGGCTCTGCCTGGAGATACAGGATCATGGCAAAGAGAAAACAAG GGCTACCAATTCTGGACTCAGGCTGATGTTTCAGGGTATTTTCTAATTACCGGCATTCGAGCTGGGAACTACAGTCTCTACGCCTGGGTTCCCGGATTCATTGGCGATTACATATGTAACATCAGCATCAACATATTACCAG GAAGCGAAATCAAGCTGCGGGATCTTGTATTCCACCCTCCAAGAAATGGTCCTACGCAGTGGGAGATTGGGATTCCTGATCGTACGGCTGCCGAATTCTTCGTGCCTGATCCAAATCCAATACTTATGAACCAGCTATACACTAACAATGCAGAAAA GTTCAGGCAGTATGGTTTATGGGATCGGTACACAGATTTGTACCCGAATGAAGATTTAGTTTTTACAGTTGGCTTGAATGCCTATCAAACAGATTGGTACTTTGCTCATGTGAACAG GAAACTAGGAAATGGAACATATGTGCCATCGACATggaaaattttgtttgatctcACCATGTTGGATGTGTCTGGAAATTACACGCTTCAACTGGCATTGGCGTCGGCCAACGACGCAGAATTACAG GTTCGGATCAACGATGAAACAACAAGAATTCCTTATTTTACGACGGGTTTGATAGGCAAGGACAATGCAATTGCAAGACATGGaatccatggattatattgGCTATACAGTGTTAGTATACCAGGTTGTCTACTTGTGAGCACAAGTAACACAATCTTTTTGACTCAAACGAGAGCCTTGATCCCATGGAGAGGAATTATGTACGATTATATTCGTCTCGAAGGTCCTGTTGGAACGTGA